GTGTAATTTGTTGCAAGTCCCCAGCAGCTCCGGTGGTTATCTCAGTTTCACCAAATATGACTTCCTCTGCTGCTCTACCCCCTAAGCCTCCAACTATCCTAGCAAACAGTTGCATCTTAGAGATAAGAGTAGGATCTTCACCTGGTATGAACCATGTTAAGCCCCTAGCTTGGCCTCTGGGAACTAGAGTAACTTTCTGTACTGGATCATGCCCTGGGGTCAGTGTCCTGCAGAGAGAAGACATCAATTTAAATTTCAACAATACAAAGTACTGGGAAGACAGCTGGAGCTGAAAGCAAGAGAACCTACACGGATGGACCGACACCAAAGACTACCAAGAGAACCTGATACCACATTTTTACGCAAAACCTTAAAGCTTTGGGTATGTGAGTCTGTTAGAGTTTCTTTATCACATTCATTAATCAATATGAGACTCTAGATTCAcacttacaatatttttcatatttttcctATCGACACTATGAACAAgtatttgatgatttgatatacTTACGCACAAACAGCATGTCCAACTTCATGGTAAGCCACAAGAATTTTGCTCTTGCCATCAGTCATCTTGGTTCCTTCCATCCCTGCCACAATGCGATCTATGGAGTCATCAATTTCTCTCATTGTGATCTTCTCTTTGCCCCTACGACCGGCTAGAATGGCGGCTTCATTCATGAGGTTTGCCAGGTCTGCACCACTGAAACCCGGAGTTCTCATGGCAATAACACTAAGAGATACATCCTTGTCAAGTTTCTTGTTGTTACTATGAACTTTCAGTATGTCTTCCCTCCCTCTAATATCTGGTAGTCCAACAGAAACCTATTGGAACAACCACAAACTTGATCAGCTATATTTTGGTTTGGCTTCAACTTCAAATCAAGGAAAAATTTGGTGCTATAAAGTTCCCGCTATGCATGAGATCCAGGAAGGGGCCGGACTCACTTTATGGATCAAATGTAAGCAGTCTTAACTTTCATTTTTACAAGAGGCTGAGGAGGCCAAGGCTCGAACCTGTGACAGTAAAAATCACATGGTAGCAACCTTACCGTTGAGCCAAAGCTCGCGCTCTCTAGCTTCGACTTCAATTAAAGGGAAAACCTGGTGCTATAAAACTTCCGCAATGTGCGAAGTATAAGGAAGGGCTGGATCCACTTAGTGGATTTAATGTAATTTGTTTTACCTTGCATTTTTGCAAGATATTGAGACTTTGAACTTGTGAGTACAAAGTCACATGCAATCAACTTTATTGTTGTGTTGAGGCTCACCCACTCTGGCTTCAACTTCAATTATAAAGAAAATTTGAAAACTAGTAGCAATAAGTAAACTTTACCTGCCTATCAAACCTCCCAGGTCTGAGCAATGCTGCATCAAGAATTTCAGGTCTGTTAGTGGCAGCAATAACTATAACTCCAGTGTTTCCAGTGAAACCATCCATTTCAGTGAGCAATTGATTCAGTGTTTGCTCTCTTTCATCATTCCCTCCACCTATACCTGTACCTCTCTGCCTCCCCACAGCATCTATCTCATCAATGAATATCAAACAAGGTGAATTTTCTTTGGCCTTGTTGAACAAATCCCTCACCCTTGAAGCCCCTACACCAACAAACATCTCAATGAACTCTGACCCAGACAGAGAAAAGAATGGAACCCCTGCTTCTCCTGCAATTGCCTTGGCCAGCAATGTCTTTCCAGTCCCTGGTGGCCCAACCAAGAGAACTCCTTTGGGAATTTTGGCTCCAACTGCTGAAAACTTCTCTGGAGTCTTCAAGAACTCAACAATCTCTTGGAAATCTTGCTTGGCTTCATCAACTCCAGCCACATCATCAAATGTCACTCCTGTATTTGGTTCCATCTGAAATTTCGCCTTACTCCTGAAGTAAAGATGAAAAAACCAAATAATGTCAAAGGGTACAACCTATAACTAACTTATAAATATGGAAAAGTCATAAGCTCTCAAAACTTAGACTTGGaaacttaattaagcacttataaCAATAAACTTATATTCTTAAGCTAATAAGCTCTTCCAGACCGGACCTTAGCCTAACTCAAAACCAAAAGTTAGCTCTAATGAATAGGATTCCCCATGTCTTTATAATTTTTATGTTGGTcttatctctagtcaatgtgtaTTCTCAACATATACTAAAATTCATACCTTCCTAGTCCAAAGGGCAAGTTAGGACCACCAGGAGAATTTCTTGAAGATGTCCTGAGGAGTAGACTGCCAAGGAGTATCAAAGGAAAGGCCAAATTTCCCAACAAATCAAGCATTGCATCCCCCCAATTTACATCCATGGGGTGAGCAGAAAAGTCAAcatttttatctttcattttcttgaGCAGCTCCTGAGGTAGCCCGGGTAACTGAATTTTGACTCTTTGGATTTTTCCCAATGTTGGATTGAATATCTCTGCAATAGCAACTGTGCCATTCTCAAAGAGATCCACCTTCTTGACAACACCTTCATCCAAGTACTGCAGGAACCTTGAGTATGACATTCTACTTGAGGTGGAAGCAACAGGGCTCTCTGGCTCAGCTCTTGTAGGCTGAGCAGCAGATAGCCCAACCCAATTTGGTCCCAATCCAATCACAGTTGATGATAATAGCTTCCTCTTGCTAACTTTGAAATCTAAAGGAGTTTGTGGACATGGGGTGTGCTTGGAAATATTTTGAGGCTTGTGGATCAAAGTGGGGGAGGCAGAGAGAGATAGAGCAGAAGACATTTTATAAATGCAAAGTAGTTACCTAGTTTGAATTTGTAGTGATGAGATAATACAAGAGGCTTGTGGTGTTGCACTCTTTCTTCAATGACTTGTGTAGTGCGCAAAAATTGAGTTGGAGGGAAGGAGCAGATTTTGCTTTAAAATAGTGAGAAATGGGAAGCTTCTGGTGCTTTAATTTGGAATTTTCTTGAAGTAGGGATATTTGTTATGTTTGTCCTGTTCTTCATTCATGAAGGTTCTGCTATGTTCCTCTCTCAGATTCCTTTAGAAATGGTAATATCAAATGATGTGATTGCCTCAGGCAAAAAGAGCACAGAGCGAGGGACTGTAGAAAATATCATCTATATGATCACAAGTCACAACCATACACTTGGAAGTATTGAAGTGGCAGTGTGGAATTTTCGGAATTTGGATTAATACCAAAACTTCTGTTGATGCATCATATGCTCAAGTTTTGCCACCTTATTCTATTCTTGTTTTAAAATTATACTTGCATAATAAATTTGTACTATTTTTTGACAATCAGACAGGAAGAGATGAGATGCGATCACTAATAAAATTGAAAGattgagaagaaagaaaaaaaagtgtatttgtaaaaaaattggtaaaaaaaatttatgtttgAAATTGTACCTAAAGATGTTAAAATCAGTGTATAATTGGATAATGCTTGACTCGGTTTGTTCTAGAGAATGAATTACGTTCACAAATTATTTTTGGTTCCTGTCATATTTATTGACATCCAACAATTAATAACTTAGAAGCGCTTTGAGGCCAAAATCAATTTCTTATTTATGCAGAATAATTGCTTGAAAACATTAAGATTATAAGAATTTTCCAGATATTCATAACTAGGATGTGCCAACATGACACATCCtagaaaacaaattacaaatacATGGTAAAACTGTTGGTTTATAAAAATGACCAACACTACAAAATGTCAAAGAACTAGTGGGTACTATTCGGATACTAGAGCTAATGTGAAAGCGTATTCATTCCAATCTACAAAAAAATTTCGTTCACTTTTTACCTCAAAGTGAGTCACGGGCACCAACGAGTTTCCAAACATACCCCTAATCAATTGTCCTATTTTAATTTCGAATTCAGCTCCAAGTAGAATTCAATAAAAGCAACTTCTACTACAACTCATTAGCCATCTTCAAGTGCAGGTTCAGTCCATCTAGCAGATGATAAACGGGAATCAAATCAGGGCGAGAATCATACCCTGCGAAGAACCTAATCATGGACCCACCTAAATCAACACAACTCTCTCCAgccatcttcttcatccctcCATCTCTCATGACCCTCCTCACATTTGCTGCTCTCTCCCACATCCCTGCTTCAGCATACAAGTTAGCAACAATAACTAAATTCCCTCCCCTTCTTGGTTCCACAAGAAGTAACTCCTTCCTCACTTTATCCCCTATTCCTGTACGGTCATGAGCATCGTGAACACTGCATGCACTAAGCAATGTTCTCCACACAATTGGGTCAGGATTAACAGGCATGCTCTGTATAAATTCATAAGCTTCTCTAAGAAGGCCAGCACGGCCGTAGATATCAACCATTGCACCATAGTGTACCATCAGAGGTTTGATCCCATGGACATATTCCATTTCACGGAAATACCGGTACCCCTCATCTACCATCCCAGCATGGCTGCAGGCACATAGAACTCCAAGATATGTTACATAATTTGGGCGTATATTATCATGGTTTTCACTCATCATTTCAAACAGAGATAGCGCTTCCTCAGCAAAACCATGTTGGGCTAACCCTAATATCATTGCACTCCAAGTCAACACATTTCTCTTTTCCATTCTCTCAAAAACAAGCCTAGCATAACCCAAAGCTCCAGACTTTCCATACATGTCAACAAGAGCAGTACCCAACTGACAACTCAAAAACATTCCTCTCAAAACAACTTGACAATGAACCCATCTTCCCAGGCTCAAGTACCCTAACTCTGCACAAGCAGAGAGCATCAACACCATGCTAGTCTCATCCGGCTCAAACCCAGAACCCCTCATCTTCAAAAAATACTCAACTCCATCACGTAACCAAAGATTCTCAACACAAGCAGTTATAACCGAGTTCCAAGAAACAGGGGTTCTCTCaggcatttcatcaaacaccttTCTCGCAtccagaattttcttgcaacGACCATAAAAGTTAATCAGATTATTACCAACGTAAACATCAGAGTCCAAACCAAACTTCACAGCATCCGCATGCACCTGCTTCCCTTCTCTCAGCGCAGAACCCACCGCGCAGCACTTGAGGAGAAAAGGGAACGTGAGCTTGTTGGGTTTAACTCCTCGTTCTCGCATTTTCCGGAATACCCAGATGGCTTCAATGGGAGAATCGCTTGTGGCGAAGCCCCTGATGAGGATGTTCCATGAAATGGGTGATGGGGTGGCGGAGTGAAGAACGAGTTTTCGGGCGTGAGTGAGATTCTTGGAGGGAGAGAGGGAGCAAACGTAGACGAGTTCTGAGAGCAAGTATGTGTTGTGGTAGTGACCATGGATGTGGAACTGTGCTTGGATTTGATGGAGTTGGTCGATGGAACGACACAGGTTTAGGAGAGAAAGACATTGATTCTTGTTTGATAGGGACCGTGTGTTCATAGGTTTTCAAATTTCAGGCATGAGCTAGCAATTGAAGCAACACACTATTTTAAGAGGGTTGGATTTCGCACCGTCACTACTAGATTTCACAccctcaattttttatttttaagttccgaattatttcgaAATTttatattccgaaattaattcataATTTAAATATTCGGCGGTGTAAAATACAATGTAATACCCTATTTTTGAGTGGGAAAATAC
This is a stretch of genomic DNA from Lotus japonicus ecotype B-129 chromosome 1, LjGifu_v1.2. It encodes these proteins:
- the LOC130728519 gene encoding ATP-dependent zinc metalloprotease FTSH 6, chloroplastic, which translates into the protein MSSALSLSASPTLIHKPQNISKHTPCPQTPLDFKVSKRKLLSSTVIGLGPNWVGLSAAQPTRAEPESPVASTSSRMSYSRFLQYLDEGVVKKVDLFENGTVAIAEIFNPTLGKIQRVKIQLPGLPQELLKKMKDKNVDFSAHPMDVNWGDAMLDLLGNLAFPLILLGSLLLRTSSRNSPGGPNLPFGLGRSKAKFQMEPNTGVTFDDVAGVDEAKQDFQEIVEFLKTPEKFSAVGAKIPKGVLLVGPPGTGKTLLAKAIAGEAGVPFFSLSGSEFIEMFVGVGASRVRDLFNKAKENSPCLIFIDEIDAVGRQRGTGIGGGNDEREQTLNQLLTEMDGFTGNTGVIVIAATNRPEILDAALLRPGRFDRQVSVGLPDIRGREDILKVHSNNKKLDKDVSLSVIAMRTPGFSGADLANLMNEAAILAGRRGKEKITMREIDDSIDRIVAGMEGTKMTDGKSKILVAYHEVGHAVCATLTPGHDPVQKVTLVPRGQARGLTWFIPGEDPTLISKMQLFARIVGGLGGRAAEEVIFGETEITTGAAGDLQQITQIARQMVTMYGMSEIGPWALTDPAVQSGDVVLRMLARNSMSEKLAEDIDQAVKQIIEKAYAIAKNHIRNNRDAIDKLVDVLLEKETLTGDEFRAILSEFTDISSIKIDRTSIREMIEA
- the LOC130728522 gene encoding pentatricopeptide repeat-containing protein At2g36730; this encodes MNTRSLSNKNQCLSLLNLCRSIDQLHQIQAQFHIHGHYHNTYLLSELVYVCSLSPSKNLTHARKLVLHSATPSPISWNILIRGFATSDSPIEAIWVFRKMRERGVKPNKLTFPFLLKCCAVGSALREGKQVHADAVKFGLDSDVYVGNNLINFYGRCKKILDARKVFDEMPERTPVSWNSVITACVENLWLRDGVEYFLKMRGSGFEPDETSMVLMLSACAELGYLSLGRWVHCQVVLRGMFLSCQLGTALVDMYGKSGALGYARLVFERMEKRNVLTWSAMILGLAQHGFAEEALSLFEMMSENHDNIRPNYVTYLGVLCACSHAGMVDEGYRYFREMEYVHGIKPLMVHYGAMVDIYGRAGLLREAYEFIQSMPVNPDPIVWRTLLSACSVHDAHDRTGIGDKVRKELLLVEPRRGGNLVIVANLYAEAGMWERAANVRRVMRDGGMKKMAGESCVDLGGSMIRFFAGYDSRPDLIPVYHLLDGLNLHLKMANEL